From Brienomyrus brachyistius isolate T26 chromosome 18, BBRACH_0.4, whole genome shotgun sequence, one genomic window encodes:
- the uhrf1bp1 gene encoding UHRF1-binding protein 1 isoform X2: protein MAGIIKKQILKHLSRFTKNLSPDKINLSTLKGEGQLSNLELDEEVLQNMLDLPTWLAVTRVYCNKAAIRIQWTKLKTNPICLFLDKVEVEMRTCEEPRPPNGPSPIAITAGQSEYGFAEKVVEGMSVVINSITIKVQARAFHASFELWQLQGTSLNPKWQRSDLRYTRITDPRRGEVLTFKEINWQSLRIEADAMESQEQDLGSTPLRLITNQGRIRIALKRRVKDCNVLASKLHFILDDLLWVLTDSQLKAVIHYAKSLSEAMDKSAQQRKSMAGESLQTAPPSPVAHSSWAEPAPPPSGAPSNLSQYFELHDVKESSYHTYISRLDLHICNDSSTQSSDETQPPGPQGSMQLTFRKLGFDYYPFHRPVDGSRHWERHCGAMETQSQWADGLLQEFHRRLETSGFPGAHSESLPIRRTQEGEPSPKSSPPERGHGARHGSSPWKRLRSSCVVVRVDDLDVHQVSTGGRHSKKTQSFLSCNRKVLHLDDSVPAFYGQFTEYYFPESPGLPVPCSSLFAQLNGVQLCVDPASVLWMNLFSQGLLSTLEQVKAFYHLQDSGKGEEHVDARMDAAQLKVIIPLETSILDHPDRPQSLSINFSHLVLSNTRHSIHGSRADLHATYRSFSSCPFFQPPPPCPFPRDRSTFHPLPPTFLRHSADTGPLLVEPKPARSRDIWAVSLSQLALSFEGSRRGLKGKPLPFLEPFSMSIWMCRPSAFENDPPRSLPFTNYNLRPSDSYNHSSEVLGHPPKSQTDCNLLQVDEARAELPLASVHILAQATSPIKLWLNHYQYIALLRMKDTLGRLGAELSRDALRVGDKKAESLTVCVAVLMEVIEVGLLLPPVIRESQAEPPSPEETESPSLTDSEPSPSQTPHMEILEDSGIGNGPAAPGRDVDGPVEEACEALEEVGEEKEECQVVQDLSSPSFSPGHQPSLSRKGSSFSLEGELSSALSATKDATRDALSASLDLTKGAFSITKDAFSLLSRSSAVSKMLFTPQMKDQNQRSEETSFSIPGALRLTPIRQSPSQHSLDSAILDGSLPEDRFSLDSDTSENLTVHMDSESGLESMRPESISGPPTDPAYRGNATPGNEGGSSAELSSSLSQSTEDIGQDTAAVLLLQLSSFGCTMDMKGDDLVVALEAQTLTTQQLGNQKLSELLGLTRHQPSAPVPTSPAASAAPVVRARMELGPSASRHSPLAESAGFLEMRVADCRAELLASTLSTLGPFLEDELSADIQPMRLHLDNATITLKDDGPQIYPTSPQPMPVVFKLNGVVLERFDDGVFCLRAGGTDMEKSPAEGVATGQTEACCRLSDCSPSVQQQENHEVQSTPLEIQLQVAQAALTQAVSERQRLLQEVHKYDPLFNL from the exons ATGGCGGGAATCATCAAGAAGCAGATCCTCAAGCATTTGTCTCG GTTCACGAAGAACCTGTCTCCCGATAAGATCAACCTGAGCACTCTGAAGGGGGAGGGCCAGCTCTCCAACCTCGAGCTGGATGAGGAGGTTCTGcagaacatgctggacttgCCCACCTGGCTGGCCGTAACCCGCGTCTACTGCAACAAGGCTGCCATCCGG ATCCAGTGGACGAAGCTGAAGACCAACCCCATATGCCTG TTTCTGGACAAGGTGGAGGTGGAGATGAGGACCTGCGAGGAGCCACGCCCTCCCAATGGCCCCTCCCCCATCGCCATCACCGCAGGGCAAAG CGAGTACGGCTTTGCCGAGAAGGTGGTAGAGGGCATGTCCGTGGTGATCAACTCCATCACCATCAAGGTGCAGGCTCGCGCCTTCCACGCCTCCTTCGAGCTCTGGCAGCTGCAGGGCACCAGCCTCAACCCTAAGTGGCAGCGCAGTGACCTCCGCTACACCCGCATTACCGACCCCAGGAGGGGAGAG gtgctgACCTTCAAGGAGATTAATTGGCAGAGCCTGCGCATCGAAGCGGATGCCATGGAGAGCCAGGAGCAGGACCTGGGCAGCACGCCGCTGCGGCTCATCACTAACCAGGGCCGTATCCGCATCGCACTTAAGCGGAGG gttaaGGACTGCAACGTGTTGGCATCCAAGCTGCACTTCATCCTGGACGACCTACTGTGGGTGCTGACAGACTCTCAGCTCAAAGCTGTGATCCACTATGCCAAGTCCCTGAGCGAGGCTATGGACAAGTCAGCCCAGCAGAGGAAGAGCATGGCTGGGGAGTCGCTGCAG ACCGCACCCCCGTCACCGGTTGCCCACTCGTCCTGGGCTGAGCCCGCGCCCCCTCCCAGCGGTGCCCCCAGCAACCTAAGCCAGTATTTTGAGCTCCATGACGTGAAGGAGTCTTCCTACCACACCTACATTTCCCGCCTGGACCTGCACATCTGCAACGACAGCTCCACGCAGAGCTCGG ATGAGACACAGCCGCCGGGACCCCAAGGATCCATGCAGCTGACATTCCGCAAGCTGGGTTTTGATTACTACCCCTTCCACCGGCCCG TGGATGGCAGCCGTCACTGGGAGCGTCACTGCGGTGCCATGGAGACGCAATCCCAATGGGCCGACGGACTGCTGCAGGAGTTCCATAGGAGGCTGGAGACCTCGGGCTTCCCTGGGGCGCACTCGGAGTCTCTCCCCATTAGGAGAACCCAGG AGGGTGAACCCAGCCCCAAATCCAGCCCCCCCGAGCGAGGACATGGCGCCCGCCACGGATCGAGCCCCTGGAAGAGGCTGCGCTCCAGCTGCGTGGTTGTGCGTGTTGATGACCTGGACGTCCACCAG GTGTCCACTGGAGGGCGCCACAGTAAGAAGACTCAGTCGTTCTTGTCCTGCAATCGGAAGGTCCTGCACCTGGATGACAGTGTACCCGCCTTTTACGGACAGTTCACTGAATACTACTTTCCCGAGAGCCCTGGGCTGCCTG TACCCTGCTCTAGCCTGTTCGCTCAGCTAAATGGCGTGCAGCTCTGTGTGGACCCGGCCAGTGTGCTGTGGATGAACCTTTTCTCCCAGGGCCTGCTGTCCACGCTGGAGCAGGTAAAGGCCTTTTACCACCTACAGGACAGCGGCAAGGGGGAGGAGCATGTGGATGCCAGGATGGACGCTGCCCAGCTCAAG GTGATCATTCCCCTGGAGACCTCCATCCTGGACCACCCCGACCGCCCCCAATCCCTGAGCATAAACTTCTCCCACTTGGTGCTGAGCAACACGCGCCACTCCATCCACGGGTCCCGAGCCGACCTGCACGCCACCTACCGTTCTTTCTCCTCCTGCCCCTTCTTTCAGCCCCcacctccctgtccctttccaCGGGACCGGAGTACCttccaccccctgccccccactttCCTCCGCCACTCCGCAGACACTGGGCCACTCCTTGTGGAGCCCAAGCCGGCTCGATCCCGAGACATCTGGGCTGTCAGCTTGTCCCAGTTGGCTCTGAGCTTCGAGGGGTCCCGCCGGGGCCTCAAGGGGAAGCCGCTGCCCTTCCTGGAGCCCTTCTCCATGTCCATCTGGATGTGCCGTCCCTCTGCCTTTGAGAACGACCCACCTCGATCTCTGCCCTTCACCAACTACAATCTCAGACCGTCAGACAGCTACAACCATTCCTCAGAGGTGCTGGGGCACCCCCCAAAATCGCAGACAGACTGCAATCTGCTCCAGGTGGATGAGGCCAGGGCGGAGTTGCCTTTGGCCTCGGTCCACATCCTAGCTCAGGCCACATCTCCCATCAAGCTGTGGCTCAACCACTACCAGTACATTGCACTGCTGCGCATGAAGGACACCCTGGGCAGGCTGGGGGCAGAGCTGTCTCGGGATGCCTTGAGGGTCGGCGATAAGAAGGCGGAGTCTCTGACGGTGTGTGTCGCGGTCCTGATGGAAGTCATTGAGGTGGGACtgctgctcccacctgtcattAGGGAGTCTCAGGCGGAGCCGCCATCCCCCGAGGAGACCGAGAGTCCCAGCCTCACGGACTCGGAGCCCTCTCCATCCCAGACACCGCATATGGAGATTCTGGAGGACAGTGGCATTGGCAATGGCCCAGCGGCTCCCGGAAGGGATGTGGATGGCCCGGTAGAGGAGGCGTGTGAGGCTCTGGAGGAGGTaggggaggagaaggaggagtgcCAGGTGGTGCAGGACCTCTCCTCTCCTTCGTTCTCGCCTGGACACCAGCCGTCGCTCTCCCGGAAGGGTTCTTCCTTCAGCCTGGAAGGGGAGCTCTCCAGCGCACTGAGTGCCACCAAGGATGCCACTAGGGATGCACTGAGCGCCTCACTGGACCTCACCAAGGGGGCTTTCTCCATCACCAAGGACGCCTTCAGCTTACTGAGCCGAAGCTCGGCCGTCAGCAAGATGCTCTTCACCCCGCAGATGAA GGACCAGAACCAACGTAGCGAGGAGACCTCCTTCTCCATCCCTGGGGCTCTTCGTCTCACACCCATACGGCAGTCCCCCTCCCAGCATTCCTTGGACAGCGCCATCCTGGATGGCAGCTTGCCCGAAGATCGGTTCTCTCTGGACAGTGACACCAGCGAGAACCTCACCGTCCACATGGATTCCG AGTCCGGCTTGGAGTCCATGCGCCCGGAAAGTATCTCCGGTCCTCCCACTGACCCAGCCTACCGCGGAAATGCCACGCCTGGGAATGAGGGGGGATCCTCCGCTGAGCTGAGCAGCTCGCTGTCACAGAGCACCGAAGACATTGGCCAAGACACG GCCGCCGTGCTGCTACTGCAGCTGTCTTCCTTTGGCTGCACCATGGACATGAAGGGTGATGACCTGGTGGTGGCGCTGGAGGCACAGACCCTCACGACCCAGCAGCTAGGCAACCAGAAGCTCTCCGAGTTGCTGG GTCTTACCCGTCACCAACCCTCAGCCCCAGTGCCAACTTCCCCTGCCGCCAGTGCTGCCCCTGTGGTCCGTGCGCGAATGGAGCTGGGCCCAAGCGCGAGCCGCCACTCGCCCCTGGCTGAGTCTGCCGGCTTTCTGGAGATGCGTGTGGCCGACTGCCGGGCTGAGCTGCTGGCTTCCACGTTGTCCACGCTCGGGCCGTTCCTGGAGGACGAGCTCAGCGCTGACATCCAGCCCATGCGACTGCACCTAGATAACGCCACCATCACGCTCAAG GACGACGGGCCACAGATATACCCCACATCCCCCCAGCCGATGCCTGTGGTCTTCAAGCTGAATGGGGTGGTCCTGGAACGATTTGACGACGGGGTCTTCTGTCTGAGAG CCGGTGGGACCGACATGGAGAAATCCCCCGCAGAGGGTGTTGCTACAGGCCAGACCGAGGCGTGCTGCCGGCTGTCAGACTGCTCTCCGTCTGTCCAACAGCAGGAGAACCATGAG GTGCAGAGCACCCCCCTTGAGATCCAGCTCCAAGTAGCTCAGGCTGCTCTCACCCAGGCTGTCTCCGAACGTCAGCGCCTCCTTCAAGAAGTTCACAAGTACGACCCCTTGTTTAACCTCTGA
- the uhrf1bp1 gene encoding UHRF1-binding protein 1 isoform X1 has protein sequence MAGIIKKQILKHLSRFTKNLSPDKINLSTLKGEGQLSNLELDEEVLQNMLDLPTWLAVTRVYCNKAAIRIQWTKLKTNPICLFLDKVEVEMRTCEEPRPPNGPSPIAITAGQSEYGFAEKVVEGMSVVINSITIKVQARAFHASFELWQLQGTSLNPKWQRSDLRYTRITDPRRGEVLTFKEINWQSLRIEADAMESQEQDLGSTPLRLITNQGRIRIALKRRVKDCNVLASKLHFILDDLLWVLTDSQLKAVIHYAKSLSEAMDKSAQQRKSMAGESLQTAPPSPVAHSSWAEPAPPPSGAPSNLSQYFELHDVKESSYHTYISRLDLHICNDSSTQSSDETQPPGPQGSMQLTFRKLGFDYYPFHRPVDGSRHWERHCGAMETQSQWADGLLQEFHRRLETSGFPGAHSESLPIRRTQEGEPSPKSSPPERGHGARHGSSPWKRLRSSCVVVRVDDLDVHQVSTGGRHSKKTQSFLSCNRKVLHLDDSVPAFYGQFTEYYFPESPGLPVPCSSLFAQLNGVQLCVDPASVLWMNLFSQGLLSTLEQVKAFYHLQDSGKGEEHVDARMDAAQLKVIIPLETSILDHPDRPQSLSINFSHLVLSNTRHSIHGSRADLHATYRSFSSCPFFQPPPPCPFPRDRSTFHPLPPTFLRHSADTGPLLVEPKPARSRDIWAVSLSQLALSFEGSRRGLKGKPLPFLEPFSMSIWMCRPSAFENDPPRSLPFTNYNLRPSDSYNHSSEVLGHPPKSQTDCNLLQVDEARAELPLASVHILAQATSPIKLWLNHYQYIALLRMKDTLGRLGAELSRDALRVGDKKAESLTVCVAVLMEVIEVGLLLPPVIRESQAEPPSPEETESPSLTDSEPSPSQTPHMEILEDSGIGNGPAAPGRDVDGPVEEACEALEEVGEEKEECQVVQDLSSPSFSPGHQPSLSRKGSSFSLEGELSSALSATKDATRDALSASLDLTKGAFSITKDAFSLLSRSSAVSKMLFTPQMKDQNQRSEETSFSIPGALRLTPIRQSPSQHSLDSAILDGSLPEDRFSLDSDTSENLTVHMDSESGLESMRPESISGPPTDPAYRGNATPGNEGGSSAELSSSLSQSTEDIGQDTAAVLLLQLSSFGCTMDMKGDDLVVALEAQTLTTQQLGNQKLSELLAGLTRHQPSAPVPTSPAASAAPVVRARMELGPSASRHSPLAESAGFLEMRVADCRAELLASTLSTLGPFLEDELSADIQPMRLHLDNATITLKDDGPQIYPTSPQPMPVVFKLNGVVLERFDDGVFCLRAGGTDMEKSPAEGVATGQTEACCRLSDCSPSVQQQENHEVQSTPLEIQLQVAQAALTQAVSERQRLLQEVHKYDPLFNL, from the exons ATGGCGGGAATCATCAAGAAGCAGATCCTCAAGCATTTGTCTCG GTTCACGAAGAACCTGTCTCCCGATAAGATCAACCTGAGCACTCTGAAGGGGGAGGGCCAGCTCTCCAACCTCGAGCTGGATGAGGAGGTTCTGcagaacatgctggacttgCCCACCTGGCTGGCCGTAACCCGCGTCTACTGCAACAAGGCTGCCATCCGG ATCCAGTGGACGAAGCTGAAGACCAACCCCATATGCCTG TTTCTGGACAAGGTGGAGGTGGAGATGAGGACCTGCGAGGAGCCACGCCCTCCCAATGGCCCCTCCCCCATCGCCATCACCGCAGGGCAAAG CGAGTACGGCTTTGCCGAGAAGGTGGTAGAGGGCATGTCCGTGGTGATCAACTCCATCACCATCAAGGTGCAGGCTCGCGCCTTCCACGCCTCCTTCGAGCTCTGGCAGCTGCAGGGCACCAGCCTCAACCCTAAGTGGCAGCGCAGTGACCTCCGCTACACCCGCATTACCGACCCCAGGAGGGGAGAG gtgctgACCTTCAAGGAGATTAATTGGCAGAGCCTGCGCATCGAAGCGGATGCCATGGAGAGCCAGGAGCAGGACCTGGGCAGCACGCCGCTGCGGCTCATCACTAACCAGGGCCGTATCCGCATCGCACTTAAGCGGAGG gttaaGGACTGCAACGTGTTGGCATCCAAGCTGCACTTCATCCTGGACGACCTACTGTGGGTGCTGACAGACTCTCAGCTCAAAGCTGTGATCCACTATGCCAAGTCCCTGAGCGAGGCTATGGACAAGTCAGCCCAGCAGAGGAAGAGCATGGCTGGGGAGTCGCTGCAG ACCGCACCCCCGTCACCGGTTGCCCACTCGTCCTGGGCTGAGCCCGCGCCCCCTCCCAGCGGTGCCCCCAGCAACCTAAGCCAGTATTTTGAGCTCCATGACGTGAAGGAGTCTTCCTACCACACCTACATTTCCCGCCTGGACCTGCACATCTGCAACGACAGCTCCACGCAGAGCTCGG ATGAGACACAGCCGCCGGGACCCCAAGGATCCATGCAGCTGACATTCCGCAAGCTGGGTTTTGATTACTACCCCTTCCACCGGCCCG TGGATGGCAGCCGTCACTGGGAGCGTCACTGCGGTGCCATGGAGACGCAATCCCAATGGGCCGACGGACTGCTGCAGGAGTTCCATAGGAGGCTGGAGACCTCGGGCTTCCCTGGGGCGCACTCGGAGTCTCTCCCCATTAGGAGAACCCAGG AGGGTGAACCCAGCCCCAAATCCAGCCCCCCCGAGCGAGGACATGGCGCCCGCCACGGATCGAGCCCCTGGAAGAGGCTGCGCTCCAGCTGCGTGGTTGTGCGTGTTGATGACCTGGACGTCCACCAG GTGTCCACTGGAGGGCGCCACAGTAAGAAGACTCAGTCGTTCTTGTCCTGCAATCGGAAGGTCCTGCACCTGGATGACAGTGTACCCGCCTTTTACGGACAGTTCACTGAATACTACTTTCCCGAGAGCCCTGGGCTGCCTG TACCCTGCTCTAGCCTGTTCGCTCAGCTAAATGGCGTGCAGCTCTGTGTGGACCCGGCCAGTGTGCTGTGGATGAACCTTTTCTCCCAGGGCCTGCTGTCCACGCTGGAGCAGGTAAAGGCCTTTTACCACCTACAGGACAGCGGCAAGGGGGAGGAGCATGTGGATGCCAGGATGGACGCTGCCCAGCTCAAG GTGATCATTCCCCTGGAGACCTCCATCCTGGACCACCCCGACCGCCCCCAATCCCTGAGCATAAACTTCTCCCACTTGGTGCTGAGCAACACGCGCCACTCCATCCACGGGTCCCGAGCCGACCTGCACGCCACCTACCGTTCTTTCTCCTCCTGCCCCTTCTTTCAGCCCCcacctccctgtccctttccaCGGGACCGGAGTACCttccaccccctgccccccactttCCTCCGCCACTCCGCAGACACTGGGCCACTCCTTGTGGAGCCCAAGCCGGCTCGATCCCGAGACATCTGGGCTGTCAGCTTGTCCCAGTTGGCTCTGAGCTTCGAGGGGTCCCGCCGGGGCCTCAAGGGGAAGCCGCTGCCCTTCCTGGAGCCCTTCTCCATGTCCATCTGGATGTGCCGTCCCTCTGCCTTTGAGAACGACCCACCTCGATCTCTGCCCTTCACCAACTACAATCTCAGACCGTCAGACAGCTACAACCATTCCTCAGAGGTGCTGGGGCACCCCCCAAAATCGCAGACAGACTGCAATCTGCTCCAGGTGGATGAGGCCAGGGCGGAGTTGCCTTTGGCCTCGGTCCACATCCTAGCTCAGGCCACATCTCCCATCAAGCTGTGGCTCAACCACTACCAGTACATTGCACTGCTGCGCATGAAGGACACCCTGGGCAGGCTGGGGGCAGAGCTGTCTCGGGATGCCTTGAGGGTCGGCGATAAGAAGGCGGAGTCTCTGACGGTGTGTGTCGCGGTCCTGATGGAAGTCATTGAGGTGGGACtgctgctcccacctgtcattAGGGAGTCTCAGGCGGAGCCGCCATCCCCCGAGGAGACCGAGAGTCCCAGCCTCACGGACTCGGAGCCCTCTCCATCCCAGACACCGCATATGGAGATTCTGGAGGACAGTGGCATTGGCAATGGCCCAGCGGCTCCCGGAAGGGATGTGGATGGCCCGGTAGAGGAGGCGTGTGAGGCTCTGGAGGAGGTaggggaggagaaggaggagtgcCAGGTGGTGCAGGACCTCTCCTCTCCTTCGTTCTCGCCTGGACACCAGCCGTCGCTCTCCCGGAAGGGTTCTTCCTTCAGCCTGGAAGGGGAGCTCTCCAGCGCACTGAGTGCCACCAAGGATGCCACTAGGGATGCACTGAGCGCCTCACTGGACCTCACCAAGGGGGCTTTCTCCATCACCAAGGACGCCTTCAGCTTACTGAGCCGAAGCTCGGCCGTCAGCAAGATGCTCTTCACCCCGCAGATGAA GGACCAGAACCAACGTAGCGAGGAGACCTCCTTCTCCATCCCTGGGGCTCTTCGTCTCACACCCATACGGCAGTCCCCCTCCCAGCATTCCTTGGACAGCGCCATCCTGGATGGCAGCTTGCCCGAAGATCGGTTCTCTCTGGACAGTGACACCAGCGAGAACCTCACCGTCCACATGGATTCCG AGTCCGGCTTGGAGTCCATGCGCCCGGAAAGTATCTCCGGTCCTCCCACTGACCCAGCCTACCGCGGAAATGCCACGCCTGGGAATGAGGGGGGATCCTCCGCTGAGCTGAGCAGCTCGCTGTCACAGAGCACCGAAGACATTGGCCAAGACACG GCCGCCGTGCTGCTACTGCAGCTGTCTTCCTTTGGCTGCACCATGGACATGAAGGGTGATGACCTGGTGGTGGCGCTGGAGGCACAGACCCTCACGACCCAGCAGCTAGGCAACCAGAAGCTCTCCGAGTTGCTGG CAGGTCTTACCCGTCACCAACCCTCAGCCCCAGTGCCAACTTCCCCTGCCGCCAGTGCTGCCCCTGTGGTCCGTGCGCGAATGGAGCTGGGCCCAAGCGCGAGCCGCCACTCGCCCCTGGCTGAGTCTGCCGGCTTTCTGGAGATGCGTGTGGCCGACTGCCGGGCTGAGCTGCTGGCTTCCACGTTGTCCACGCTCGGGCCGTTCCTGGAGGACGAGCTCAGCGCTGACATCCAGCCCATGCGACTGCACCTAGATAACGCCACCATCACGCTCAAG GACGACGGGCCACAGATATACCCCACATCCCCCCAGCCGATGCCTGTGGTCTTCAAGCTGAATGGGGTGGTCCTGGAACGATTTGACGACGGGGTCTTCTGTCTGAGAG CCGGTGGGACCGACATGGAGAAATCCCCCGCAGAGGGTGTTGCTACAGGCCAGACCGAGGCGTGCTGCCGGCTGTCAGACTGCTCTCCGTCTGTCCAACAGCAGGAGAACCATGAG GTGCAGAGCACCCCCCTTGAGATCCAGCTCCAAGTAGCTCAGGCTGCTCTCACCCAGGCTGTCTCCGAACGTCAGCGCCTCCTTCAAGAAGTTCACAAGTACGACCCCTTGTTTAACCTCTGA